In Nycticebus coucang isolate mNycCou1 chromosome 9, mNycCou1.pri, whole genome shotgun sequence, the following are encoded in one genomic region:
- the ATP6V1D gene encoding V-type proton ATPase subunit D: MSGKDRIEIFPSRMAQTIMKARLKGAQTGRNLLKKKSDALTLRFRQILKKIIETKMLMGEVMREAAFSLAEAKFTAGDFSTTVIQNVNKAQVKIRAKKDNVAGVTLPVFEHYHEGTDSYELTGLARGGEQLAKLKRNYAKAVELLVELASLQTSFVTLDEAIKITNRRVNAIEHVIIPRIERTLAYIITELDEREREEFYRLKKIQEKKKILKEKSEKELEQRRAAGEVMEPANLLAEEKDEDLLFE, encoded by the exons ATGTCGGGCAAAGACCGAATTGAAATCTTTCCCTCGCGAAT GGCACAGACCATCATGAAGGCTCGTTTAAAAGGAGCACAGACAGGTCGAAACCTCCTGAAGAAAAAATCTGATGCCTTAACTCTTCGATTTCGACAGATCCTAAAGAAGATAATAGAG aCTAAAATGTTGATGGGTGAAGTGATGAGAGAAGCAGCCTTTTCATTAGCTGAGGCCAAGTTCACAGCAGGGGATTTCAG cACTACTGTCATCCAAAATGTAAATAAAGCCCAAGTGAAAATTCGAGCGAAGAAAGATAACGTAGCAG GTGTTACTTTGCCAGTATTTGAACATTACCATGAAGGAACTGACA GTTATGAACTGACGGGTTTAGCCAGAGGTGGGGAACAGTTGGCTAAATTGAAGAGGAATTATGCCAAAGCAGTGGAACTACTGGTAGAACTGGCTTCACTGCAG ACTTCCTTTGTTACTTTGGATGAAGCTATTAAGATAACCAATAGGCGTGTAAATGCCATTGAACATG TCATCATTCCCCGGATTGAACGTACCCTTGCTTATATCATCACAGAGCTGGATGAGAGAGAGCGGGAAGAGTTCTATAG GttaaagaaaatacaggaaaagaaaaagatcctcAAGGAAAAGTCTGAGAAGGAGTTGGAACAACGGAGAGCAGCTGGGGAGGTGATGGAGCCTGCTAATCTTCTGGCTGAAGAGAAGGATGAGGATCTTCTGTTTGAATAA